The Ignavibacteriales bacterium genome includes a window with the following:
- a CDS encoding NAD(P)-dependent alcohol dehydrogenase, with the protein MRAIVYTEYGPPEVLRLRELDKPAPKDNEVLIRVYAAPVSFGDIMARNFRKISPRKFTMPLPLWLPTRMYFGFTKPRIRILGSEFAGKIEAVGKNVKLFKEDDQVFGYRGQHFGTYAEYVCMPEDGIVAIKPTNMTYEEAAVVPYGAIMASSILRKVNIQKGQKVLINGASGGIGSMALQLANYFRAEVTGVCGTPRLALVKSLGADKVIDYTKEDFTENGETYDLIFDVLGKSSFSRCKNSLNQNGCYLLASFKMKQLFQMLLTSIAGNRKVICAMSSEMVEDLIFIKELVEAGKIKSIIDKRFPLEQTAEAHRYVETGQKTGNVVITI; encoded by the coding sequence ATGAGAGCAATTGTCTATACTGAATACGGACCACCGGAAGTTCTCCGGCTTAGAGAGTTAGACAAACCTGCTCCGAAGGACAATGAAGTACTAATTAGAGTATATGCGGCACCTGTAAGTTTCGGGGATATTATGGCTCGAAATTTTAGAAAAATCTCCCCCCGCAAGTTCACAATGCCTCTCCCCCTCTGGCTCCCCACGCGAATGTATTTTGGTTTCACAAAACCAAGAATCAGAATACTGGGAAGTGAGTTCGCCGGGAAAATTGAAGCAGTGGGAAAGAATGTCAAATTGTTTAAGGAAGACGATCAGGTTTTTGGATATCGCGGCCAACACTTTGGCACTTATGCAGAATATGTATGTATGCCTGAAGACGGAATAGTGGCAATCAAACCAACCAATATGACCTATGAGGAAGCCGCCGTCGTTCCTTATGGAGCAATAATGGCATCGAGTATACTTAGAAAAGTTAATATTCAGAAAGGACAGAAAGTCCTTATCAATGGCGCTTCAGGAGGGATAGGTTCAATGGCGCTACAACTTGCGAATTATTTCAGAGCAGAAGTTACGGGGGTATGTGGTACACCGAGATTAGCATTGGTGAAATCTCTGGGCGCTGACAAGGTTATTGATTATACAAAAGAGGATTTTACCGAAAACGGTGAAACCTATGATCTTATTTTTGATGTTCTCGGCAAGAGTTCATTTTCACGGTGTAAAAACTCGTTAAACCAAAACGGATGTTATCTGCTGGCCAGCTTTAAGATGAAACAACTTTTTCAAATGCTGTTGACTTCGATAGCAGGTAATAGGAAAGTAATATGTGCGATGTCATCCGAAATGGTTGAAGATTTAATTTTCATCAAAGAGCTTGTTGAGGCAGGGAAAATAAAATCAATCATAGACAAACGATTTCCGTTGGAACAAACTGCCGAGGCGCATCGGTATGTCGAAACAGGGCAAAAGACAGGAAATGTTGTAATAACTATTTAA
- a CDS encoding methyltransferase domain-containing protein produces MNKSEKFWDKHVNEFDKDKENKSYTDIKTVENTNKYLNRSDIVLDYGCATGTKALQIAGNVKKIYGIDISSKMIEAAKRKTAERKIENADFVQATIFDKRYDAKSFDVILAFNILHFSEDMQKVMKRINELLKSGGLIISVTACLGEKKTFLSIFISFSIFLLLKIGMLPYMRFFKVSELEDFITHGDFQIVETESMIYNHITIYFIAAKKIERT; encoded by the coding sequence ATGAATAAATCGGAAAAGTTTTGGGATAAGCACGTAAACGAATTTGATAAGGATAAGGAAAACAAGTCTTACACTGACATTAAGACTGTTGAAAACACAAATAAATATCTCAATCGTAGCGATATTGTTTTAGATTACGGATGTGCAACAGGAACAAAAGCTCTTCAAATTGCTGGAAATGTTAAAAAGATTTATGGTATTGATATATCGTCCAAAATGATCGAAGCTGCAAAAAGAAAAACTGCTGAGCGCAAAATTGAGAATGCAGATTTTGTACAGGCAACTATATTTGATAAGAGATATGATGCAAAATCATTCGATGTGATCCTTGCTTTTAATATTCTACATTTTTCAGAAGATATGCAGAAAGTTATGAAGAGGATAAACGAATTATTGAAATCAGGAGGACTGATTATTTCTGTAACTGCTTGTCTGGGAGAGAAGAAAACATTTTTAAGTATATTTATATCCTTCTCGATATTCCTCCTGCTTAAAATAGGGATGCTTCCCTATATGAGGTTCTTTAAAGTCTCCGAATTAGAAGATTTCATCACTCATGGAGATTTTCAGATTGTTGAAACTGAAAGTATGATTTACAATCACATAACTATTTATTTCATTGCAGCAAAGAAAATAGAGAGAACATAA
- a CDS encoding NAD(P)-dependent alcohol dehydrogenase, whose product MKAMICSKYGSPDSLHLEEVEKPVPKDNELLIKVHAASVNALDWHFLRGKPFLVRLQFGFFKPKIRILGYDIAGHVEAVGKKVTQFKPGDEMFGGLGFVLGGFAEYACIAEDGFVALKPSGTTFEQAAAVPAAAVTALKGLRDKGHIKSGQKVLINGAAGGVGTFSVQIAKSFDTIVTGVCSSQKLDMVRSIGADNVIDYTKEDFTRNGQTYDLILDNVGNRTVSDLMRALNPTGRCVIVGFTSMGHMLMQSILALRVSKSEGKRILSASSEKPNREDISFLKKLLESRKVVPTIDRQYPLEQLAEAIGYVETGHARAKVVITHCHKYKTEQCIS is encoded by the coding sequence ATGAAAGCAATGATATGCTCAAAATACGGATCGCCGGATTCTCTTCATCTCGAAGAGGTAGAAAAACCTGTTCCCAAAGACAACGAATTGCTTATCAAAGTTCACGCAGCTTCTGTCAATGCACTTGATTGGCACTTTTTAAGAGGCAAACCTTTTCTCGTGCGTTTACAATTTGGTTTTTTCAAGCCGAAAATCAGGATACTGGGCTACGATATAGCAGGCCATGTCGAAGCTGTTGGCAAAAAAGTAACTCAATTTAAACCAGGCGATGAGATGTTCGGTGGCTTAGGCTTCGTCCTGGGAGGCTTCGCCGAATACGCTTGCATTGCTGAAGACGGATTTGTGGCGCTGAAACCATCGGGCACAACATTCGAGCAAGCCGCAGCAGTGCCGGCTGCCGCAGTTACTGCACTAAAGGGTCTTCGCGACAAGGGACATATAAAGTCCGGGCAGAAGGTACTCATTAATGGTGCAGCTGGTGGTGTGGGTACATTCTCAGTGCAGATTGCTAAATCCTTCGATACGATAGTCACAGGTGTTTGCAGCTCACAGAAGCTGGATATGGTTCGCTCAATTGGAGCAGACAATGTTATCGATTATACCAAAGAGGACTTCACCAGGAATGGCCAAACTTATGACCTGATTCTCGATAATGTCGGGAACCGCACGGTATCAGACCTTATGCGAGCATTGAATCCCACAGGTAGATGCGTCATAGTTGGGTTTACTTCGATGGGACACATGCTCATGCAGTCCATTCTTGCACTGAGGGTTTCTAAATCAGAGGGCAAAAGGATCCTTTCTGCTTCAAGCGAGAAGCCGAACAGAGAGGATATCAGTTTTTTAAAAAAACTCCTTGAGTCCCGCAAAGTTGTACCTACTATTGACAGACAGTACCCATTAGAACAGCTTGCCGAAGCAATTGGTTATGTCGAAACAGGACACGCAAGGGCGAAAGTAGTCATTACTCATTGCCATAAATACAAAACCGAACAATGCATTAGCTAA
- a CDS encoding rhomboid family intramembrane serine protease — MMLIPYKLESTFTRIPYTNVALIVITSIIFFLPEQIFPMSEQQSFVLHDWDASGLLGNMFLHGSFFHLLGNMLFLWIFGNAICAVVGNAAYLFLYISLGIVAGVTHLAIDGHPAIGASGAINGIVGMALVFFPRNKIHSWYFFAIPILWLFKAGTFATKAYWLVLYWLVFDILGSMGSPDGIAHWMHIGGFAGGMIIAMCALKFNLIETYHLTLFDMFAGRTEEDELARTLALEKQVAVRVPAEFIEPQVEKAKDSISVSPALPPQPVPTAPDIQLKRCVGEATLVTLYIVNNGASMNSLNLKVPQGVTTQISQAKCLRRGESGWIRFSTVDTPIDSIEFIIAYQDSRNAAHKMRFRCVPQASTLEVVSAA, encoded by the coding sequence ATGATGCTTATCCCCTACAAATTGGAATCGACTTTTACCCGCATACCATACACAAATGTCGCTCTCATCGTTATTACGTCCATCATTTTTTTCCTTCCCGAACAAATATTTCCCATGTCAGAACAACAATCATTTGTTCTTCATGATTGGGATGCTTCCGGCTTACTGGGAAACATGTTTTTGCACGGCAGCTTTTTTCATTTATTAGGCAATATGTTGTTTCTCTGGATATTCGGAAATGCAATCTGTGCAGTAGTTGGGAATGCCGCATATTTATTTCTTTATATCAGTCTCGGCATCGTTGCGGGTGTAACCCATCTTGCCATCGATGGGCACCCTGCCATCGGTGCGAGCGGCGCAATAAATGGTATTGTCGGTATGGCATTAGTTTTTTTTCCGCGCAATAAAATACACAGTTGGTATTTTTTTGCAATCCCTATTCTCTGGTTGTTCAAAGCAGGAACGTTTGCAACGAAGGCATATTGGTTGGTACTGTATTGGCTCGTGTTCGATATTCTCGGCAGTATGGGCTCCCCGGATGGCATTGCACACTGGATGCATATCGGCGGATTTGCAGGTGGTATGATCATTGCGATGTGTGCACTGAAATTTAATTTAATAGAAACCTACCATCTTACACTCTTCGATATGTTTGCTGGAAGGACAGAAGAGGATGAACTTGCCCGCACATTGGCTTTAGAAAAACAGGTTGCAGTCAGAGTGCCTGCAGAATTTATTGAGCCACAGGTTGAAAAAGCAAAAGATTCAATTTCTGTTTCACCAGCACTTCCTCCCCAACCGGTTCCGACAGCCCCGGATATTCAATTGAAACGTTGTGTAGGAGAAGCAACACTCGTCACATTATATATTGTCAACAACGGTGCTTCGATGAACTCTTTGAATTTAAAAGTCCCCCAGGGAGTAACGACGCAAATAAGTCAGGCGAAATGTCTTCGCCGTGGAGAATCGGGATGGATTCGATTTAGTACAGTCGACACTCCGATCGACAGTATCGAATTTATCATAGCATATCAGGATTCTAGAAATGCAGCGCATAAAATGCGATTTCGTTGTGTACCGCAAGCATCAACTCTTGAGGTCGTCTCTGCAGCTTAA
- a CDS encoding isoprenylcysteine carboxylmethyltransferase family protein, whose product MDNNSFFVLVAVCAATHIIRFVYEILKHKKILNPNKLSFVIVFTNMFLLWTSWFILCRFDIYTINIPGIVRYLGILLVGIGVILFFVALITIRSLESYEGDLITKGIYSKIRHPMYLGFILWLIGFPIFNGALISFILSFVFIANVLFWRSLEEQELEKRFPSYMNYKKTTIF is encoded by the coding sequence ATGGACAATAATTCATTTTTTGTATTGGTCGCAGTGTGTGCTGCCACTCATATTATCAGGTTTGTGTATGAAATATTAAAGCACAAGAAGATATTAAATCCTAACAAACTCTCTTTTGTGATTGTATTTACCAATATGTTTTTATTATGGACATCATGGTTTATTTTGTGCAGGTTTGATATCTATACAATTAATATTCCTGGCATCGTACGGTATTTGGGCATTTTGTTAGTTGGCATTGGAGTAATTCTCTTTTTTGTAGCGCTAATCACGATTAGAAGTTTAGAAAGTTATGAAGGAGATCTGATCACCAAAGGTATCTATTCAAAGATAAGACATCCGATGTATTTAGGATTTATACTGTGGCTCATCGGCTTTCCTATTTTCAACGGAGCTCTTATTTCATTTATTCTTTCGTTTGTATTTATTGCGAATGTCTTATTCTGGAGATCTTTGGAAGAGCAAGAGTTAGAAAAAAGATTCCCTTCGTATATGAATTATAAAAAGACGACTATTTTTTAG
- a CDS encoding DUF1761 domain-containing protein — protein MMNFQFTDINLLAVFVAWIVHIAMGLIWFRPELFGNEWSRLTGKELKPASQWIIPGFIGHLMMIFVLVILIKLTNSSNGMSGMLIGLLAWIGFIVPMEVGELVWEKIPFKLFLIRIGNHFLGFAVSGFILGAWQ, from the coding sequence ATGATGAACTTTCAATTTACAGACATCAATCTATTAGCTGTTTTTGTTGCATGGATCGTTCATATAGCGATGGGGCTTATATGGTTTCGTCCAGAACTATTTGGCAACGAATGGTCGAGGTTGACAGGCAAAGAACTCAAACCCGCATCACAATGGATTATTCCGGGATTCATCGGACATCTCATGATGATTTTTGTCTTGGTCATTCTTATTAAGCTTACGAACTCAAGCAATGGTATGAGCGGTATGCTTATCGGACTGCTTGCATGGATTGGTTTTATTGTACCCATGGAGGTTGGCGAATTAGTCTGGGAGAAAATACCATTCAAGTTATTTTTGATCCGAATCGGAAATCATTTCTTGGGCTTTGCCGTTTCGGGTTTTATTTTAGGTGCATGGCAATAA
- a CDS encoding aminoglycoside 6-adenylyltransferase, with protein MTIHKDFVKNIIEIVKTDPTIAGLVVGGSWIENNIDEFSDLDLVLITDRLVSDDFNKMYGYAKRFGNLLNAFTGEHVGEKRLLICMYDNPLIHVDIKFIVKEDLKHRVEDPIVLWDRDGSIMKIIETTTSEWSAINFQWIEDRFWTWIHYTATKLGRGELFEALDCLSFLRIHVLSPLLQITCGQKPRGLRKIEQTCRKEDLLKLQETISTYSVESIALSLGKAIEMYQELRRELFKDNIVLRKDTEKRCVDYFYEIKERILTDS; from the coding sequence ATGACTATACACAAAGATTTTGTAAAAAATATTATAGAAATAGTTAAGACTGACCCGACTATAGCGGGATTAGTCGTTGGTGGTTCTTGGATTGAAAATAATATTGATGAATTCTCCGATCTTGATTTAGTTTTAATTACAGATCGGCTCGTCTCTGACGACTTCAATAAAATGTATGGCTATGCTAAACGGTTCGGCAATCTCTTAAATGCATTTACCGGAGAACATGTTGGGGAAAAAAGGCTGCTCATCTGCATGTATGATAACCCGCTGATTCATGTCGATATAAAATTTATTGTCAAGGAAGATTTAAAACATCGAGTAGAAGATCCTATTGTTTTATGGGATCGAGATGGATCGATCATGAAAATTATTGAGACCACAACCTCGGAATGGTCAGCAATAAATTTTCAATGGATTGAAGACAGGTTTTGGACATGGATTCATTATACAGCAACCAAACTTGGGAGGGGAGAATTATTCGAGGCACTTGATTGCCTTTCGTTTTTGAGAATACATGTATTATCGCCCCTCTTACAAATAACATGCGGGCAAAAGCCGCGCGGACTTCGGAAAATAGAGCAAACATGCCGCAAAGAAGATCTTCTAAAATTGCAGGAGACAATTTCCACATATTCAGTGGAATCTATCGCTCTTTCCTTGGGGAAGGCTATAGAAATGTACCAGGAGCTGCGAAGAGAACTCTTCAAAGACAATATTGTTCTCCGCAAGGATACAGAGAAGAGATGCGTTGATTATTTTTATGAAATTAAAGAAAGAATATTGACTGATTCATAG
- a CDS encoding M20/M25/M40 family metallo-hydrolase, producing MNKIFVSIACIIFIAIIAESVNVFSQNSGDSNAFANHQKLARDIFRELIEINTTLNVGSTKAAEAMAARLRTAGFSESDIQLVGPRPENMNLVVRYHGKSTRRPILLIGHLDVVEALRQDWSFDPFTFLEKDGYFYGRGTSDMKCEDADIVANLIRLKSEGFIPNRDIIVALTEQEEGGNANGIAWLLANRRDLINAEFAINLEGGGGEIKAGKSMQMEVQTSEKIYISFQLEVKNRGGHSSIPVKDNAIYRLSAGLNRLAQYDFPIRLNETTRSFFERAAIKETGQVKADMIALLKTPLDTAAANRLASSSSYYNAMMRTTCIPTMLSGGHAENALPQTASAIVNCRMLPDDSAENVLATLNRILADNQIIVTQRGQPQAAPLSPLRKDVMDIVEKLTTSMWPGVIVTPIMSTGASDGRYLRQAGIPVYGVSGIFADIDDVRAHGRDERIGVKEFYEGVEFMYKFIKILTSGS from the coding sequence ATGAACAAAATATTCGTGTCCATCGCATGTATAATATTCATTGCAATAATTGCGGAATCAGTTAATGTTTTTTCACAGAACTCCGGAGACTCCAATGCATTCGCGAATCATCAGAAATTAGCGCGCGATATATTCCGAGAACTGATCGAGATTAATACAACATTAAATGTCGGCAGCACTAAAGCAGCTGAGGCGATGGCTGCACGGCTGAGAACGGCAGGTTTTTCAGAGAGTGATATCCAGCTTGTAGGTCCACGACCAGAAAACATGAATCTCGTTGTACGATACCATGGCAAGAGCACGCGTCGCCCCATCCTCTTGATCGGTCACCTTGATGTTGTTGAAGCGCTCCGCCAGGATTGGTCGTTCGATCCGTTTACCTTTCTTGAAAAGGACGGATACTTTTATGGCCGGGGAACATCCGACATGAAATGTGAAGATGCGGACATCGTTGCAAATCTTATTCGACTGAAGAGTGAGGGATTCATACCGAATCGCGATATTATTGTTGCATTGACCGAACAAGAGGAAGGCGGCAACGCAAACGGTATTGCTTGGCTCCTTGCAAATCGCCGTGACCTCATCAATGCAGAGTTCGCTATCAACCTCGAAGGCGGCGGCGGTGAGATCAAAGCCGGCAAATCGATGCAGATGGAAGTCCAAACGAGTGAGAAGATTTATATCAGTTTCCAACTTGAGGTGAAAAATCGGGGCGGCCATAGTTCCATACCGGTAAAGGACAACGCCATCTACCGCCTCTCAGCCGGACTAAACCGTTTGGCACAATACGACTTTCCAATCCGTCTTAACGAGACAACTCGATCGTTCTTTGAGCGAGCTGCGATCAAAGAGACTGGCCAAGTTAAAGCCGATATGATTGCACTTCTGAAAACGCCTTTGGATACAGCTGCTGCAAATCGCCTCGCGTCATCCTCTTCTTACTACAACGCGATGATGCGGACAACCTGTATACCGACAATGCTGAGCGGCGGGCACGCTGAAAATGCTTTGCCGCAAACAGCAAGCGCCATCGTAAACTGCCGCATGCTTCCCGATGACTCTGCAGAAAATGTACTGGCAACACTTAACCGCATACTTGCCGATAATCAGATCATAGTTACGCAGCGGGGGCAGCCGCAAGCCGCACCGCTGTCACCTCTCCGAAAAGATGTTATGGACATCGTCGAGAAACTTACCACGTCGATGTGGCCCGGTGTGATAGTGACGCCTATCATGTCCACCGGTGCATCAGATGGTAGGTATCTGCGGCAGGCGGGCATTCCAGTGTACGGCGTGTCGGGAATCTTCGCGGACATAGATGATGTACGCGCGCATGGAAGAGATGAGCGCATCGGAGTAAAGGAATTCTACGAAGGCGTCGAATTCATGTACAAATTTATCAAGATCCTGACTTCCGGATCATAG
- a CDS encoding Hsp20/alpha crystallin family protein produces MLVRFDYPRTCDSLMNDFLATDRVPVSTEFPALDIIEQENEIVVSAELPGMKKEDVKITFEKNVLTISGERKPVELSEKAKILLKETQSDNFERSVKLGFEVDASKIFAEMSNGILTITLPKTEAVKAREISIN; encoded by the coding sequence ATGTTAGTACGATTTGATTATCCAAGAACTTGCGACAGTTTGATGAATGATTTCCTTGCAACAGATAGAGTCCCGGTTAGTACAGAATTTCCGGCGCTCGATATTATCGAACAAGAAAATGAAATCGTTGTCAGTGCAGAATTGCCCGGCATGAAGAAGGAAGATGTGAAGATTACATTCGAGAAGAATGTATTAACGATCAGCGGGGAACGAAAACCCGTTGAGTTGTCGGAAAAAGCGAAAATTCTTTTGAAAGAAACTCAATCTGACAATTTCGAACGTTCAGTGAAGTTAGGATTTGAAGTAGATGCATCCAAGATATTCGCAGAAATGAGCAATGGTATTTTAACAATCACGCTGCCGAAAACCGAAGCGGTCAAGGCGCGAGAAATATCAATTAACTAA
- a CDS encoding Hsp20/alpha crystallin family protein: protein MSLVRWNPARELATWPSDLFGIQREMNRMFDGFFRGTTDEDYAISSWTPAVDIAEHDDEYLVKVELPGVNKDEVKLTLENNILTIRGEKKHEKETKKENYHRVERGYGSFQRSFTLPAAVKSDKIDASYKDGILTVSLPKADEAKPKQIEVKVK, encoded by the coding sequence ATGTCACTCGTACGATGGAATCCAGCTCGCGAATTAGCGACCTGGCCCTCTGATCTGTTTGGGATTCAGAGGGAAATGAATAGAATGTTCGATGGTTTCTTCCGCGGCACAACCGATGAAGATTATGCAATCTCATCGTGGACGCCAGCAGTTGATATTGCCGAACATGATGATGAATATTTGGTGAAGGTGGAATTACCCGGAGTGAATAAGGATGAAGTGAAACTCACGCTTGAGAACAACATCCTGACGATCCGTGGTGAGAAGAAACACGAGAAGGAAACGAAGAAGGAGAATTATCACCGCGTGGAGCGGGGTTATGGTTCTTTCCAAAGATCCTTCACACTTCCGGCTGCGGTAAAATCTGACAAGATCGATGCATCGTACAAAGACGGCATCTTGACGGTCTCATTGCCGAAAGCCGATGAAGCGAAACCAAAGCAAATAGAAGTCAAAGTGAAATAA
- the dnaK gene encoding molecular chaperone DnaK: MSKNAGKIIGIDLGTTNSVVAVMEGNDPVVIANAEGARTTPSVVGFAKSGERLVGAAAKRQAVTNSQNTVFSIKRFMGRFFNEVNEEMKLVPYNVVHGDNNTARVQIGDRVYSPSEISSMILQKMKQTAEDYLGTKITEAVITVPAYFNDAQRQATKEAGEIAGLNVRRIINEPTAAALAYGLDKKHKDSKVAVFDLGGGTFDISVLELGEGVFEVKSTNGDTHLGGDNFDMRVLEYIADEFKKTESIDLRKDPMALQRLREAAEKAKMELSQLLQTEINLPFITATAEGPKHLNMTLTRAKLEQLVEDLVQRCLPPVEKALKDSGLNPNQIDEIILVGGMTRMPRVQQLVKDIFGKEGHKGVNPDEVVAIGAAIQGGVLSGDVTDVLLLDVTPLSLGIETLGGVMTPMIQANTTIPTKKSEIFSTASDSQPSVEIHVLQGERPMAVDNRTLGQFHLDGIPPAPRGVPQIEVTFDIDANGMLHVSAKDKATNKEQSIRITSSSGLSKEEVEKMKADATAHATEDKKRKDEIETKNQADNLVFQTRKQLKDLADKMDADTKSKVEAAANALEEAIKGNNPTDIKAKTEALNNAWNEASTKMYESAKSQQAPPTGQPGAGGQQQGPFAGGQPGAGPQQQQSGDQGGKKVENADFEVVDDK, translated from the coding sequence ATGTCAAAAAACGCAGGAAAAATAATCGGTATTGATCTTGGAACAACCAACTCGGTTGTTGCGGTGATGGAAGGCAATGATCCCGTTGTCATTGCAAACGCCGAAGGTGCGCGTACCACACCATCGGTAGTTGGATTTGCAAAGTCAGGTGAACGGCTTGTTGGAGCGGCTGCTAAGCGTCAAGCAGTGACGAATTCACAAAATACCGTCTTTTCTATTAAACGCTTTATGGGAAGGTTCTTCAATGAAGTGAACGAAGAAATGAAGTTGGTTCCTTACAATGTGGTTCATGGCGATAACAACACTGCACGTGTGCAGATAGGTGATCGCGTCTATTCGCCTTCTGAAATATCTTCGATGATTCTTCAGAAAATGAAACAGACAGCAGAAGATTACCTTGGTACAAAAATCACTGAAGCGGTTATTACAGTGCCCGCATACTTCAATGATGCACAGCGGCAGGCAACAAAAGAAGCAGGTGAAATAGCCGGCCTGAATGTCCGGCGTATTATCAACGAACCGACTGCGGCGGCATTGGCATACGGTTTGGATAAAAAGCACAAAGATTCTAAAGTAGCAGTATTCGATCTTGGCGGCGGAACATTTGATATCTCCGTGCTAGAATTAGGTGAAGGTGTGTTCGAAGTAAAATCGACGAACGGTGACACACACCTTGGCGGCGATAACTTCGATATGCGTGTGCTTGAATACATTGCAGATGAATTCAAGAAAACAGAAAGTATAGATCTTCGCAAAGATCCTATGGCACTTCAGCGTTTGCGTGAAGCAGCTGAAAAAGCAAAGATGGAACTATCTCAGTTGCTGCAGACGGAAATTAATCTGCCGTTTATCACGGCAACAGCGGAAGGCCCAAAGCACTTAAACATGACGCTCACACGGGCGAAGTTAGAACAACTTGTGGAAGATTTAGTACAGCGTTGTCTCCCGCCAGTGGAAAAAGCACTAAAGGATTCCGGACTTAATCCGAATCAGATTGATGAGATTATTCTCGTCGGCGGAATGACGCGTATGCCGCGTGTTCAGCAGTTGGTAAAGGATATTTTTGGTAAAGAAGGGCACAAAGGCGTAAATCCGGATGAGGTTGTTGCAATAGGCGCAGCAATTCAAGGCGGTGTGCTTTCCGGCGATGTTACAGATGTACTATTGCTTGACGTCACGCCATTATCGCTCGGTATCGAAACGCTTGGCGGTGTGATGACGCCGATGATTCAAGCAAACACAACTATTCCGACAAAGAAAAGTGAAATATTCTCAACGGCATCGGACAGCCAGCCCTCTGTAGAGATTCACGTTTTACAGGGTGAGCGTCCAATGGCTGTAGATAACCGCACGCTTGGCCAATTTCATTTAGACGGTATTCCGCCTGCACCGCGCGGTGTCCCTCAGATCGAAGTTACTTTCGATATCGATGCGAACGGCATGCTGCATGTCTCTGCAAAAGATAAAGCAACGAACAAAGAACAATCCATTCGTATTACTTCTTCCAGCGGATTGAGCAAAGAAGAAGTAGAGAAAATGAAGGCAGATGCGACAGCACATGCCACTGAAGATAAGAAGCGGAAAGATGAAATCGAGACGAAGAATCAAGCGGACAATCTCGTCTTCCAAACACGCAAGCAACTGAAAGACCTTGCCGATAAGATGGACGCCGACACAAAGTCGAAAGTGGAAGCAGCAGCAAATGCTCTTGAAGAAGCAATCAAGGGCAACAACCCCACGGATATTAAGGCTAAGACAGAAGCGCTCAACAATGCCTGGAATGAAGCATCGACAAAGATGTATGAGTCGGCGAAAAGTCAACAAGCACCGCCCACAGGGCAACCAGGAGCAGGTGGACAGCAACAAGGTCCATTCGCAGGCGGCCAACCGGGTGCAGGTCCGCAGCAACAGCAAAGCGGCGATCAAGGCGGCAAGAAAGTAGAGAATGCCGACTTCGAGGTGGTGGACGATAAGTAA
- a CDS encoding endonuclease domain-containing protein — translation MGKYILKYPHRNIQTARMLRKTMTDVERKLWSKLRSHQLGVKFRRQVPFGNYIADFISLEAHLVIELDGYQHYQEDAIKQDKLRDQYFTNEGFTVLRFNNTEVTENMDGVLETIWEKLPDKK, via the coding sequence TTGGGCAAGTATATTTTAAAATATCCACATCGCAATATTCAGACTGCAAGAATGTTGCGAAAGACAATGACCGATGTTGAACGAAAACTTTGGTCAAAGCTGCGATCTCACCAACTTGGTGTAAAATTTAGGCGTCAAGTTCCGTTCGGTAATTATATTGCTGATTTTATATCTCTTGAAGCACATCTTGTTATCGAGCTTGATGGTTACCAACATTATCAAGAGGATGCAATTAAACAGGATAAACTAAGAGATCAATATTTTACAAATGAAGGATTTACTGTGTTAAGATTTAACAATACGGAAGTGACTGAGAATATGGATGGTGTATTAGAAACAATTTGGGAAAAATTACCGGATAAAAAATGA